A region from the Pithys albifrons albifrons isolate INPA30051 unplaced genomic scaffold, PitAlb_v1 scaffold_46, whole genome shotgun sequence genome encodes:
- the LOC139685239 gene encoding basic proline-rich protein-like, with product MSAPENPYWGATVLKMWALGNHPLGTRVPKRSSLGNPRTPLGDPPCPECRPREPALGTPLPDARNFAAWVHPEPETSPLGKPRLGDPRCPRRRPSTSPALGTPCARGATPRQAPTSGLPAPVAPSLSQPHLGKHGILGAAPQPAPPWGPPASEMSPLGNIPSGNPGARGVARRQSPLGEPQRQRCRLSETPHLASHGVRDVAPRQAAHLGTYGVRGAASWPAPPWAPPAPAAPPLGQPPLGEPTASEAPPLGKPRLGDPWRLKRRPSAAHPLGLPAPDAPPLGQPPLGDPRRPRPRPSATPPWGPPAPEALPPEKPPLGPPAPEVSPLGNSPLGTPGARRLAPRQPPPWGSPAPEALPQGKPPLGDPLRPWRRPSASPHLGNHSARGAAPRPAPTWGPPASETPPLCQPPNWGAPAPQVSPLGNPPFGEPRRPRCRPSETPPW from the exons ATGTCGGCCCCCGAAAACCCGTATTGGGGAGCCACGGTGCTCAAAATGTGGGCCCTCGGGAACCACCCTTTGGGGACCCGGGTGCCCAAAAggtcgtccctcgggaaccccc gaaccccccttggggatcccccATGCCCGGAATGTCGACCCCGGGAGCCCGCGTTGGGGACCCCTCTTCCCGATGCCCGGAATTTCGCCGCCTGGGTACACCCGGAGCCCGAgacgtcgcccctcggcaagccgcgccttggggaccccaggtgcccgaggcgccgcccctcgacAAGCCCGGCGTTGGGGACCCCCTGCGCCCGAGGCGCCACCCCACGGCAAGCCCCCACCTCGGGACTCCCGGCGCCCGTGGCGCCATCCCTCAGCCAGCCCCACTTGGGGAAACATGGCATCTTAGGCGCCGCCCCTCAGCCAGCgccgccttggggacccccggcatcCGAgatgtcgcccctcggcaacatcccctcggggaaccccggcgcccgaggtgtcgctCGTCGgcaatccccccttggggaaccccagCGCCAGAGGTGTCGCCTCTCGGAAACCCCCCATTTGGCGAGCCACGGCGTCCGAgatgtcgcccctcggcaagccgCCCACTTGGGGACCTACGGCGTCCGAGGCGCCGCCTCTTGGCCAGCCCCTCCTTGGGCCCCACCGGCGCCCGcggcgccgcccctcggccagcccccaCTTGGGGAACCCACGGCGtccgaggcaccgcccctcggcaagccccgccttggggacccctggcgcctGAAacgccgcccctcggcagcgCACCCTCTGGGACTCCCGGCGCCCGAcgcgccgcccctcggccagccgccccttggggaccccaggcgcccgaggcctcgcccctcggcaaccccgccttggggacccccggcaccaGAGGCGTTGCCCCCCGAAAAACCCCCCttgggacccccggcgcccgaggtgtcgcccctcggcaactcccccttgggaacccccggcgcccgaaggctcgctcctcggcaaccccccccttggggatcccctGCGCCCGAGGCGTTGCCCCAGGGTAAgcccccccttggggatcccctGCGCCCgtggcgccgcccctcggccagcccccacttggggaaccacagcgcccgaggcgccgcccctcggccagcccccacttggggacccccggcgtccGAAACACCgcccctctgccagcccccCAATTGGGGAGCCCCGGCACCCCAGGTGTCGCCCCTaggcaacccccccttcggggagccccggcgcccgaggtgtcgcccctcggaaacccccccttgGTGA
- the LOC139685244 gene encoding exportin-2-like, with translation MEHMPPESVDWYRKQVFILLFQRLPSSKPTKLIKRFLCCRPSLLGLFELLEDDTTPDKEHFIDTEDTPGYQTAFSQLAFAGKEEHDPVGQMVNNPRIQLVHSVPRQGRWLGLCIPGLHSAEKKCLCENGLLLRFDNQQNEVCCRQKARSCCVFLFIGTWLL, from the exons atggagcatatgccccc tgaatcagttgactggtacaggaaacaggtcttcattctgctattccaaagacttccaagttccaaaccaacaaaacttatcaaaa gattcctttgctgcaggccctccctccttggcttgtttgagCTGCTTGAGGATGACAcgacccctgacaaggagcacttcattgacacagaggatactccaggctatcagactgcattctcccagctggcctttgctgggaaggaagaacatgatcctgtggggcaaatggtgaacaatcccaggatccagctggttcacagcgtgcccaggcagggtaggtggcttgggctctgcatccctgggctgcattcagcagagaagaaatgcctctgtgagaatggtctcttgctaaggtttgataatcagcaaaatgaagtgtgttgtaggcagaaggcaagatcttgctgtgtcttcttgttcattggaacttggcttttgtaa